A genomic segment from Streptomyces sp. NBC_01233 encodes:
- a CDS encoding MbtH family protein translates to MAEEDADTRPYLVVLNDEEQYSIWLADRELPLGWRAEGTRGSREECLAHIGTVWTDMRPLSLRQRMEQTARG, encoded by the coding sequence ATGGCCGAGGAAGACGCCGACACCCGCCCCTACCTGGTCGTGCTCAACGACGAGGAGCAGTACTCGATCTGGCTCGCCGACCGGGAGCTGCCGCTCGGTTGGCGCGCCGAGGGCACCAGGGGCAGCCGCGAGGAGTGCCTGGCGCACATCGGCACCGTGTGGACGGACATGCGCCCGCTCAGCCTGCGGCAGCGCATGGAGCAGACAGCGCGCGGTTAG
- the sbnB gene encoding 2,3-diaminopropionate biosynthesis protein SbnB, whose amino-acid sequence MLILGAGQVRQALDGAESEVVEAVRQAYRLHERGLTELPHSVFLRFPDNARNRIIGLPAYLGDDSPVAGIKWISSFPGNVAAGLERASAALILNSMRTGQPEALLEASVISARRTAASAALAAGTLAPAGPQTGVSLIGCGVINFEVLVFLSALLPELDTVTVFDLDRSRAESFAARCTARRPGVKVTVADRVEDALAAHRLIALATTASTPHLAVESCRPGTLLLHLSLRDLTPETILAGVNIVDDADHVCREATSLHLTEQQVGNRDFITASLGEVLADDGYRRDETALTIFSPFGLGILDLAVADLVRRTADHLGLGTRIPDFLPS is encoded by the coding sequence GTGCTGATTCTGGGAGCCGGTCAGGTCCGGCAGGCCCTCGACGGCGCCGAGTCGGAGGTGGTGGAAGCGGTGCGCCAGGCGTACCGGCTGCACGAGCGCGGGCTGACCGAACTCCCGCACTCGGTCTTCCTGCGCTTCCCCGACAACGCCCGCAACCGGATCATCGGGCTGCCCGCGTACCTCGGGGACGACTCCCCCGTGGCCGGGATCAAGTGGATCTCCTCCTTCCCCGGCAACGTGGCCGCCGGGCTGGAGCGGGCCTCCGCGGCGCTCATCCTGAACTCGATGCGGACCGGGCAGCCGGAGGCGCTGCTGGAGGCCTCGGTCATCTCGGCCCGCCGCACGGCGGCCAGTGCCGCCCTCGCCGCCGGCACGCTCGCGCCCGCGGGGCCGCAGACCGGTGTCTCGCTGATCGGCTGCGGCGTGATCAACTTCGAGGTGCTGGTGTTCCTGAGCGCCCTCCTCCCGGAGCTGGACACCGTGACCGTCTTCGACCTGGACCGGAGCCGGGCCGAGTCGTTCGCCGCCCGCTGCACGGCCCGCCGGCCCGGCGTCAAGGTGACTGTGGCCGACCGGGTCGAGGACGCGCTCGCCGCCCACCGCCTGATCGCGCTCGCCACCACCGCCTCGACACCCCACCTCGCCGTCGAGTCCTGCCGCCCGGGCACCCTGCTGCTCCACCTGTCGCTGCGCGACCTCACGCCGGAGACCATCCTGGCCGGCGTCAACATCGTCGACGACGCCGACCACGTCTGCCGGGAGGCGACCTCGCTGCACCTGACCGAACAGCAGGTCGGGAACCGCGACTTCATCACGGCCTCGCTCGGCGAGGTCCTGGCCGACGACGGCTACCGGCGCGACGAGACCGCCCTGACCATTTTCTCCCCCTTCGGCCTGGGCATCCTCGACCTCGCCGTCGCCGACCTCGTCCGCCGCACCGCCGACCACCTCGGCCTCGGCACGCGCATCCCGGACTTCCTCCCCAGCTAA
- the sbnA gene encoding 2,3-diaminopropionate biosynthesis protein SbnA, producing the protein MRESDGGPSGVLGTIGGTPLVELTRLDPSSPFRMYAKLEAHNPGGSIKDRSALEMLQDRIRDGRLVPGRSVVVESSSGNLGIGLAQVCGYFGLRFICVVDPRTNRQNIAIMRALGAEVEVVTETDPATGEYLPMRIRRVRELVERIDHAYWPDQYSNLLNPRAHHATMREIFEEVPGGVDYLFCATSSCGTLRGCAEYARANRLPVTIVAVDAEGSVLFGNAPGPRLIPGHGAAVRPKLYGEGLADAVVHVADLDCVVSCRRLAARESILAGGSSGGVVAAALSMRDRIPPGSTCALVFPDRGERYLDTIYDDDWVTARFGDVSHLWKERKSTMGVASC; encoded by the coding sequence ATGCGCGAATCTGACGGCGGGCCGTCCGGGGTGCTCGGCACCATCGGCGGCACGCCGCTCGTGGAGCTGACCAGGCTCGACCCGTCGAGCCCGTTCCGGATGTACGCCAAGCTGGAGGCCCACAACCCCGGCGGCAGCATCAAGGACCGGTCCGCGCTGGAAATGCTCCAGGACCGGATCCGCGACGGCCGGCTCGTCCCCGGGCGGTCCGTGGTGGTCGAGTCCAGCTCAGGCAATCTGGGTATCGGGCTGGCCCAGGTGTGCGGGTACTTCGGGCTCCGCTTCATCTGCGTGGTGGACCCGAGGACCAACAGACAGAACATCGCGATCATGCGGGCACTGGGCGCCGAGGTCGAGGTGGTCACCGAAACCGACCCGGCCACCGGCGAGTACCTGCCGATGCGGATCCGCCGGGTCCGGGAGCTGGTCGAGCGGATCGACCACGCCTACTGGCCGGACCAGTACTCCAACCTCCTCAACCCGCGCGCCCACCACGCCACCATGCGGGAGATCTTCGAGGAGGTGCCCGGCGGGGTGGACTACCTGTTCTGCGCGACCAGCTCCTGCGGCACCCTGCGGGGCTGTGCGGAGTACGCGCGGGCCAACCGCCTGCCGGTGACGATCGTCGCGGTGGACGCCGAGGGCAGTGTCCTCTTCGGCAACGCCCCGGGCCCCCGGCTGATCCCCGGCCACGGCGCGGCCGTCCGGCCGAAGCTGTACGGCGAGGGGCTGGCCGACGCGGTGGTGCACGTCGCCGACCTCGACTGCGTGGTCAGCTGCCGCCGGCTCGCCGCCCGCGAGTCGATCCTGGCCGGCGGCTCCTCCGGCGGGGTGGTGGCCGCGGCGCTGAGCATGCGCGACCGCATCCCGCCCGGCTCCACCTGCGCGCTGGTCTTCCCCGACCGGGGCGAGCGCTACCTCGACACGATCTACGACGACGACTGGGTGACGGCACGCTTCGGCGACGTCTCCCACCTCTGGAAGGAAAGGAAGTCGACCATGGGGGTGGCATCGTGCTGA